The Ziziphus jujuba cultivar Dongzao chromosome 1, ASM3175591v1 genome segment TGATCAGAATAGCCTAACACGGCGTTTCCGGCATGACATTTAACTTCTCCGTCGCAACCAGCGCTGCCTTGTTCTTTATCTTCTCCCCAGACACCACCGGGAGGGTTAAAAGCAATTTGGAATGCCATTGTTGCGATCACATTAGCCCCCACCATCACTCCGCTATTTCTATCTTTCAATGAATTACCGCCCTCGTATTTCATGAACCGTTTCAATTTGTTCCACCCCCTTCGGATGCGTGCTTTTGCTTTTGACCATGAAGAGATTTCTGGTGGTGGTGATGATTGTCACACAGCCTGCTGACTGGTTATTGCTTCATCGTCTACTACTACAacttcttgttgttgttgatggTTTTGTCGTCTTTGGAGAAGACCACCACCCACATGAACACTCTCAATATCCTGAAGAATATTCTGGACTTCTAAGCTTTTCAAGTCTTTTGGAAGGTGCCCTACCATGTCAATAGCTGTTAAACGGCTCTGATTCTCCATTTCAGCGGCTCCCGCTTTCACTCCTGGTATCGATAGCAAGAATTTTATAATCTGCATGCagtcattaattttatttatgagcAGTACTGACTCTCTttcaaaatgataaataatcAAATCGAGAAATGGTGCGGAACCAGAAAAAATCATAATCTAATTGAGATTTTATATTggttaattatttgtaaagtcagtgtgtatatatacaggGCCGGCTTAAGGAATAGGCCACTAAGGCCCATGCCTAGCCCCATTTTATTGggaccctaaaaaaaaaaaattatataatacatatattatagaatataattattaatttattttacaaatataagaattttgatttgaaaaaaaattaaattatctaattgattatttgtttttagataaattatatttgattatttattgcaataattatttttaactatttttatttttaaaaataatatcaattaagttcaattaaatattttatattataaaattgattatattttaataaaaaaaacatattaaatattctTCTCATTATGCACTTTTCTCATTggtttatgtgtttttttcttatcttaAAAAAACATGTTAAATATTCCTctcatatgcattttttttcattagtttATGCGTTTTTTCTCATCTTACTCATTTATTTTCATTCCTTatcatttacttattttttatatttgtttaatcttGGTATCCAATCTATACCATTTGCAATTTTGAtgcaaatgattttaaaataaaaagcaagcTCGTAagtgataatttattttaatgaatttgtatTGTTCATTCTCatattagttttaaattttttttttttatgaattcatgattttaattatttattaattgttcttagtgtttgtaaaaaattaaactttgtaTTCCTTTAGTttttgcttccttttttttctttatatcttaattcaaataaattaattagatttattttgagaactaaaacttaaaaaaaaaaattaaattctttttcctatgcataaatttattattttttgttagtgcAACTGTAGTAGAaagaattttttcaatattgaaattaataaaagcttatttatgttcaattatatctcaaaatgattaaataattaataatttatcaattgaaaaaatatttattatcaaatcttgaatataaaaatttaattagtaattttccatttaaaaaagcaaaaaaaaaaatagattttatatcaaaaatatcgattttataaaaaataatatttaattatgatcctaaatatttttttggtctaGGGCCTCAAAAATTGTTGAGAcggccctatatatataatgtatgtcAATTAAAGATGTTTTAGTTGATATGTCAGTCATACCCAGATCTAGAAGTTTACACACACCTAGAaggttgtaaattaaaaaaaaaaaatgtggatatatATGTACGCACCTCAAGTTGCTTTAGCATCACAGCCAAGTGCAAAATGGTGTTACCACATCTCTGATCTTTTGAGCTGAGGAACTCGCTATTATCATTATCAACAACAGTTTCCACCAGCACATTTAGAGCCTCCAATTGGTTATATTGAACACCCAAGTGAAGAACCGTTTCTCCTTCACTAAGCTTCTCTTGAATTGAATTTGGTTCCGCGCTAATAAGCATTTCAATCACTTCAATGCGTCCTCTCATGGCTGCGTAATGAAGAGGAATTTTCCAATCTTCATCTCCAACTAAGCACATATCTTTGTTCACTTCTACTAATGTCTTCACTATCTCACAGTGGCCTTCCGCGGAAGCCAAGTGAAGAGGTGAACGTTTGAGCAAATCCAACTCCCTCCTGAAGAGAACCACCACCATTCTGTATACGAAGAAGCACTATAAAATAATTctcttttcatatattttgtttatatattaaattttatgtgtTCGACCTTTAACAATTACAATGTAATATGGTTttcaatgtaaaaataaaacatatttgcAAAAGATCAAAATTGTTCTTAATATATCACTTTAAATGTTTATCTTTCAATTCAATGAATAGTCCAAGTCTAactgattatttaattattatgaacTTGATgctttagtttattattttttatttattttaataaagtgttgagaatattatattattataatatttaaacaacaaattttatatgatgaAAAGATAGAAGTACTTGAAtaacattatataataaaaattatggacAGGTCAGCCCACACGTTCATAATTAGGACAAAACTTTGACTGTGTAAGTCactatgaaataaaattaagtgGTATGCAACTTTCTCTCACATGAACCCTTATGTTTTTTATAATTCGACAAACATACCTTGAAGTTCTAATTTTGTTCTATTTATAGGCTCGATTCAATAGTTGTACTATTGAAAATAAACTTTCAAGTTCAGATTCAATTTTTTATCTGAGTAAAAAGTTTACCTGCCCCTTCTAATGAAAagacgagaaaaaaaaaaaaggttttaattttgttgcaGATTCTACAAAGTAAGAGTTAAACTAATTTTGAAAGACAAAAATACCCTAATCAGCTATGTAGACGAAATCCGCAAAGTTGAGCTTGTGAACGGAGCGCACAGACTCACCTATGGGGAATGAGGGATAACTGGGAGCAAATAAAGGCGGTATAGTGTCACGGTtggggcatttcatcaaacacttggtgagcattctctccattttgggccttataatccattttgggccttacaatgggccaagcacctagagtagtgtagaattctctagaacattatggagaactctaggtcaagccatgtacatatccatttctagatgtttctttagatatttttgtaaaggaggtgggaaggatctagacacccattctccaccgtaggatcaaagcaattatagccgtaggattagactttgtgtgcctataaataggtggaggcctcatttggccaaaccatccaagaatccaagctactcttgtaaagctctcttttaagcaatatactttcattctcccaaactctctttgtgctctagctttctttgcttagctctctcttttagtgggcaaaaggcttacttagttgcaacgaagggtcggaatagcaactaaggccgcacggcttgaagggtaaacaaacaagtccgtgacaagtggtatcagagccaaggttaaagctagcatttAGAGCACaatgtcttcatcagaggttgtgattgaagaagcaaggggaagggaggtcatccccgaagctgcaaggaagggacgtgggcgttaaaagtcgaaggacgttctcaccgccatggagaccaaggtggtcaagatggagttggctgTTGCCGatatgttggagcggcttgatcaggtggagcaaggcatggaggagctcgatggtcgtgtgggtgaccaagtgggagagcttagaggtaccatgcaataCACCAatgaggccaacaccgaggcgtggcgtcatgaaagccaagctttccaaacaaaggtaattgaaaccttgtcccttatgcaagctcaattagatgagtttaagaagagtttagaggagacACGTGAGGATTGGGCGTTATGCAagagagctgcaactagtggcacCGTCACTACCCGacaaatagtctctactccaagggtagatgCTCCCAAACCAaaggagtttagtgggagaagggatgcaaaggagttggacaactacatgtggcacaTGGAACGATATTTCgaggccttggatttccaagacgagaagcaaaaggtaaacaccgctaccctctatcttactaatcttgctgcggtatggtggcgtagaaagcatgaggaaatgaagaaaggcatatgcgctatcaattcttgggaagatttaaagagtgaattgaagaaacaattctatcccgagaatgtggcAAATGATGCTAGGAAAtgcatgaaggagttgaagcaccaatgatccatccgtgaatatgtggagcaattctccgggttaatgctccaaattcccaacatgagtgaggaggatctccttttcaacttcatggatgggttgcaaccgtgggcatgccaagagcttcaacgaaggggagtacaagatGTTTCCACTGCCCTCACTACGGCCGAAACACTTGTCGAATATGGGCGAGGTGAGTCTTCCAACTCTAAGcctaagattaattatattaaaggtgggggagccaaattccataaaactccccaaagtaaggagtttccaagaaggccaccactacctaacaaagattggaagaaaggaggtaAGCCCGAATTCAAGCCGAAGGAAAActgcttcttatgtgatggtccccattgggctagagattgtccgaagaggaagtccttaagtgcgatgctcgaagagagggaaactcaagaGCACACAAAAATGGGTTGTCTACAACTCCTCAACTCACTAAAGGCTagtccaatcccaaccaacaatacgaagaacaactccctaatgtacgtggcggcacgtatCAACGGGAAAGATGCCCAAGTCATGGTAGACACCGGCGCATCACACAACTTCATAAggaaggaggaggccatgaggcttggcctcaaactcgacaaaggtcaagggtggttgaaaacggtgaacgcggaggctaaaccgctagatggcatggcccgtaacgtggagttgcaccttggcacttggcaaggtaacgtaaacttctccattgctcctatggatgattttgatattgtacttggcatggaattccttaggcaattcaatgtggtccctctccctcgctacaacacggtgtgcataatggagggaggcccttgcatgattccaacaatgcacaagccaagtacttccaaccGCCTCTCCGCCATGCAACTCAAGAAAGGAGTAAAGAGAGGGgagcctacattccttgctactctacgcgaggaagaagaagttacttCCAAGGAGCCACCGAAGGAGGTTAGCCAAGTTCTTGAGGAGTTCAAAGATGtcatgccaccacaactacccaagaaacttccaccaaggagggaggtggatcattgcatcgagttggagcccggtgcaaaaccacccgcaaaagcaccatatcgcatgtctccaccggagctagaggagctaaggagacaacttaaGGAGCTTTTCGATGCCGGTTATATTCAACCGTCGAAAGCACCTTATGGAGCACCCGtcttgttccaaaagaagcaCGATGGTTCATTAAGGCTATGCATCGATTATAGGGCGCTCAACAAGGTTACCATTAAGAACAAGTACCCTataccgttgatagccgatttgtttgatcaacttggaggagcaaggtacttcactaaacttgacttgaggtcggggtactaccaagttagaattacggagggtgatgagccaaagactacgtgtgttactcgatatggagcatatgaattcctcgtcatgccctttggtctcaccaacgcacccgccactttctgcactctcatgaacaagatcttccatccttacttggacaaattcgtAGTGGTCTATTTGGATGACATTGTCATCTATAGCAAGACGCTAGAGGAGCACATCCACCACCTACGAATTGTGTTCAAGGTCCTAAAGGATAATGAGCTTTACGTGAAGAAAGAGAAGTGCTCATTTGCAACCAATGAGGTGTACTTCCTCGGCCATaagatcaaggatggcaagctgcacatggatgaagccaaagtgaaagccattcaagaatgggatcctccaaccaaggtgagtgagctgcgatcttttcttggtcttgttaactattataggaggtttatcaaagggtattctgccctagccgcaccactcaccgatctgctaaagaagaacaagacatggagttggtccacccaatgccaacaagcctttgaAAATTTGAAGGAGGCAATTATGAAGGAACCCGTGTTGGCATTGCCCGATTGCTCCAAACCATACGAGGTGCACACCGATGCTTCCGACTTTGCCATAGGGggcgtgttgatgcaagaaaagCATCCCATCGCATATGAAAGCCGCAAGCTCAATGACACGGAGAGGAGGTATACGgtccaagagaaggagatgaccgccatcatccattgcttgcgcacttggaggcattacttgctggggtctaagttcgtggtaaagactgacaatgtggccacaagctatttccaaactcaaaagaagttaagccccAAGCAAGCTCGTTGGCAAGACTTTCTTGCCGAGTTCGACTAGAAGCTCGAATACAAGCCCGGTACGGCCAATGTAGTTtccgatgcattaagtaggaaggCCGAACTAGCATTGATAACCAAGTTCCAAGGGGAACTGCTCAACCTAATAAAGGAGGGCATGGACCGTGATGTTATGGCCAAgcaactcctacaacttgccatggagggcaagactaagaggttttgggttgagGACGGCCTTCTCTACACAAAGGGGCATCGCATCTATGTACCAAGGTGAGGCAACAtaaggaagaatttgatcaaggaatgccatgacaccaaatgggccggccacccggggcaaaagcgtacgagagctttgttggagaccaactattattggccacaaatgcGGGACGACATCGAGATGTATGTGAAGACCTgccttgtttgtcaacaagacaaggtggagcaacgacaacccgcaggtttattggagccactaccaactccggagagaccatgggaaagcatctccatggacttcatcattGGCTTACCCAAGTCCGAGGGATGTA includes the following:
- the LOC125419782 gene encoding ankyrin repeat-containing protein NPR4-like, translating into MVVVLFRRELDLLKRSPLHLASAEGHCEIVKTLVEVNKDMCLVGDEDWKIPLHYAAMRGRIEVIEMLISAEPNSIQEKLSEGETVLHLGVQYNQLEALNVLVETVVDNDNSEFLSSKDQRCGNTILHLAVMLKQLEIIKFLLSIPGVKAGAAEMENQSRLTAIDMVGHLPKDLKSLEVQNILQDIESVHVGGGLLQRRQNHQQQQEVVVVDDEAITSQQAV